The DNA sequence TGGGGCACGTCCCGCCTCTACGCGCCCGGTGCCACCGATCCGGGCTCGCCGCTGGTCCGCTTCGGCGTCCTGACGAGCATCGCCGGCGACGTGGGTCCCAAGGTCGAGAACGCGCCGGTCGGCGACCGCACGACGGTCGGCGGCGCGCCGGCGGCCTGGTTCGGCGACAACCTGTACTGGAACGTCGCCCCGGGGCGCGTGCTCAGCATCGGCCTGGAGAACGTGACCGGCGTGGACGTCCGGGCGGAGGTGCGGCGGATCGCCGACTCCGTCACGGCGGACACCGCGTCGATGCGCATCCCGTTCTCGCTGAACGAGTACCCGTACGTCGAGGTGACGGGGTCGAGCGCGACCGACTGGGCGATCGCCGGCACGAGCGACGTCGACAACGTCCGGTACGCCGTGGAACTGCTGCGCACCGCCGAGGCCCCGGCGAACTCCACCCCCACCACGGTGGACGGCAAGCCCGCCCACTACTCCGCCGACGGGTTCGGCCTGCTCGCCGTCCAGCTCGCGCCGAACCTCCAGGTCCGGGTGAAGCCGAGCGAGTACGACCCCGGCAAGGGGCCCGTGCCGCCCGGCCTGGAGACCGAGCACGCGTCGGTCGAGGTGTTGACCGCGGTGGCGGCGGCGCTGGCGGTGGACATCAACCCGGACGTGGCCTGGATCGGCACGCGCTGAGTGCCTGACGTGGTGGGCGCTCCCGTGCGCGGAGCGCCCACCACGTCAGCCGCCGAACTCGATCGTGCCGTCCCGCCGCCCCCGCCGGACCATGCGGTCGAAGCTCACCGCCGCCACCGCGAACCACACCGCCCCGACGCACACCTCCAGCCCGAGCTGCGCGAGCACGGTCGTCGCCGGTCCCTCCGCGATGAACGCCCGGATCGCGGCCAGCCCGTGCGTCATCGGCAGCACGGACGTGACCGCGCGCAGCCAGTCCGGCCAGAACGACGTCGGCACGTTCACCCCGCAGAACGTCATCAGCACCAGGTAGCTGAGGTTCAGCGCGAGCCACCGCGCCGACGGGAACCCGAGCACGAACGACGCCACGCACGTGCCGTAGCAGTAGCACGACAACCCCACCACGAAGATCATCAACGGCACCAGGCCCGCCTCCGGCCACGGCAGCCGCACCCCGAACAGCGGCGGCAGCACGACGAACGCGGTGGTGGACGCCGCCACGCCCGAGCCGAGGTTCACCAGCCCCCGTCCCAGGTACACGGTGAGGTGGGAGGCCGGCGCGGCGACCATCAGCGACAACGTGCCCGAGTGCCGTTCGCCGACGGTCAGCAGGATGACCACGGTCGCGTCGATGGCCATGATCGCGACCAGGTTGCCGATGAGCAGGTAGTCGACCTGCTGCTGAGACCCGAGCATCCGACCGATCAGCGCGTAGAAGCACGCCTGGATCAGCAGCCGGGACAGCCACATGAACGTCCACGTCTTCCACGTCTGGAACGCCGAGAACATGATCCACGAGGCGATCAGGCCGTGCTTGAGCACCCGGAGCTGGTCACGCATACGTCACCACCCCCAGCTCGCGCGCCCGGCGCAGGGTCGCCGCCAGCAGCACGCGCCCGGCGACCAGCGCGACGACGCCCAGCCCGACGATCGCCAGCAGCCGCCACCCGACGTCGGCGACGGGCCCGGCGGCCAGGGCGTCCCGCATCAGGTCCGCGGACC is a window from the Saccharothrix saharensis genome containing:
- a CDS encoding ABC transporter permease, translating into MRDQLRVLKHGLIASWIMFSAFQTWKTWTFMWLSRLLIQACFYALIGRMLGSQQQVDYLLIGNLVAIMAIDATVVILLTVGERHSGTLSLMVAAPASHLTVYLGRGLVNLGSGVAASTTAFVVLPPLFGVRLPWPEAGLVPLMIFVVGLSCYCYGTCVASFVLGFPSARWLALNLSYLVLMTFCGVNVPTSFWPDWLRAVTSVLPMTHGLAAIRAFIAEGPATTVLAQLGLEVCVGAVWFAVAAVSFDRMVRRGRRDGTIEFGG